The region GTAGTACACCAGTTACAACTTACAAAGAAATCGTTGCAAGTGATTTAGACTTTACAGATTCAGTATCTGTAAACTTGGACGAATATGTTGGAATGTCAGCCGATAACGAACAAAGTTATAACTATTTCATGAAGTCACACTTGTTTGATTACAAGCCATTCAAGACTTCATATTTACCAAACGGTTTGGCTGAAGATTCTGATGCAGAAGTTAAACGTTACGACAAAGTAATCGATGACAATCCAATTGATTTACAGATTCTTGGAATTGGTCGTAATGGGCACATTGGTTTTAACGAACCAGGTACACCACGCGATATTACTACTCACAAAGTTCCTTTGACTCAATCAACAATCGACGCTAACGCACGTTTCTTCGAACATGAAGAAGATGTTCCAAAGTTCGCTTATTCAATGGGTCTTGCTTCAATTATGAAGAGTAAGCACATTTTGCTCGAAGCATTTGGAGAAGACAAAGCAGATGCTGTTAAGGGCATGATTGAAGGACCTGATACTGTTGACTTACCAGCAAGTATTTTACAAAATCATCCGAACGTAACAGTTATCATTGATGAAGCTGCTGCAAGTAAGCTTGAAGGTAAATACTAAAATTAATTAATTAATTAATTAATTGATTAATTAAGACAGAATTCTGAGCAATTGCTTGGAATTCTTTTTTTGTGGAATTAAGTTTCGAAGGTGTGTTACTTCAGTTTACTCTGAGTCTTTGTACTGATTAACCACCTGCATTTGAAAAATAACCTCTTATACAAAAAATATTTACTTAGTTTGTTTCTTGTGGAAAACTATTATCTGAAAGGAACGTAGATATGAAATTTCGAATTGTTACTGATGATCAACTTGATGAAACTGAAATAATAATCAAATCTGCAAATCCAGATGACGTGGAAGTTCGACGATTGAAGCAAATTATACAAAAGGCAATCAATGAACCGTTACAGTTAATAGTATTTCAAAATGATATTCAAATTTTTTTAAATGCTGACGAAGTATTGTTTTTTGAAACAGATGGCCGACAGGTCCAAGCCCACACTGAAAATGCCGTTTACCAAAGTGGCAACAGATTGTACGAGTTAGAAGAAATATTAACATCCAATTTTATTAGGGTGTCAAAGTCGGCAATTTTAAATGTTGATCGAATTTATTCAGTTGATCATTCTGTTTCAAGTAATTTGGTGCATTTTGGAAATTCAAATAAGCAGGTCTACGTCTCTCGTAGATATTACAAAAAATTAAAGGAAGTTTTGGAAGAAAAGAGGTAAGTGTAGTGCATAGAAGAAGCAGTAGGTGGTTTTGGGGATTGTTTTTTGTGATTGGTGCAGTATTACTTGGTGCAAGTAAAATGGGACTAATCGATTATCATTTTGGTATCTGGCAAGTTGTTGCTACTGTTTTTTTTGGCGGTATTTTTTTAAGAAGTTTATTATGGTTGGCTTTTCCGGGTATCTTTTTCTCCGCCGCCTTTTTAGCAATGATCTATGCCAAGCCATTGGGAATAGGGATACTCGTTCCGTGGACAGTATTAGGCATTGCATTACTATTGACCATTGGATTTTCGATAATATTTGGACCATTTCGTTGGAAAAGGTACGGTAACGACTGGTCGCGGCATGGTCACGGATATCAACATAATTGGCATTATCAGCATTCAGGCAGTGATACGGACGAAGTTGTTAATATCGAAAATAAATTCGGTACAAATATTCGTTATGTACGCTCAACAAATTTAAAACAAATCAATATTCAAAACACGATGGGCGAGACAAAGGTATATTTAGACCAAGTTAAAGTAAATGATTCAAATGAAGTTTTAATTAATGTTGACGTATCATTGGGTGGTATTGAATTGTATATTCCGAGTGATTGGAAAGTTGATGATGAAACTAACCTAGTCATGGGTACAATTGAAAAAGATGGTCCTCATGGTGGTGATAGTGTAGTAAAAGCCATTGTGCAGGGGCAGGTTAAAATGGGTGGAATAAAAGTGGTTTATGGATAAAATAAGAAGAAGGTTATTCCTATACCCTTGAGGTTGTGAAGCGGTGTTTAATTTAGTTATTTTCATTTGATGTGAAATGAGAACAGTGTTATAACAAAGCCGTGGGGCGGACTAAAATATATAGAACCACGCAACTAATCATTGCGATAACCCATTTTTTTGGAGGCATTATTATGGCAAATGTATTAAAATTAGAACTTCTCGATAAGGCGGTTAACGAGGTTTTTGATTGGAGTGATGATTCAACACCATTACGTGACGCAATGTGGAACCATACGATGGATGCTAACGGGCGTGATACATTAAAAACGACTGCTGAGGCAAAAAAATGGGAAGGAATGTCCGCTGATGAGTTAAAAACAACTGCTGAAGCGATGCTAAAAAGTTAGTTCAATAAATTTGTGCTTAGTGTATAACCTTGATTAATTTCATTCTGAAATTGGTCCGGGTTATTTATTTTGTTCTGAAATTAAATTTAAGACTTAGTTATAGGCCAAACTTATTAAAATTTTTTGATGAGTAATGAAACAGTATGAATTTAATTTTAGATATTGTCACTTACCTAGTGACAAAGAGTGTTTTAGTTTTTATTGAAAACGCTTACTTCAAGATGTACGATTACTCATGTTGAAAGGGAAAGGAGATTTAGATATGCAAAATACTATTTCCGCTGACAAAAAAGTTGAAGCAAAACCGAAAAAGTCAGTCAAAGCACGTATGCAGAAATTTGGTAGTTTTTTAAGTGGTATGGTAATGCCTAATATTGGGGCGTTTATTGCTTGGGGACTTATTACTGCCATTTTTATTCCAGGAGGATGGTTTCCAAATGCTGGCTTAGCAAAGCTTGTTACACCAATGGTTACTTATTTACTTCCACTCATGATTGGATACACCGGTGGTGAAATTGTCGATGGACATCGTGGAGGCGTAGTAGGTGCCATCGCAACAATGGGTGTCATTGTTGGTACCACTATTCCAATGTTTATCGGTGCTATGGTAATGGGGCCACTTGGAGGATATTTAATTAAAAAGTGGGATGATGCAGTTCAACCACATATCCACCAAGGATTTGAAATGTTGGTTAACAACTTTGCCGCAGGAATCTTAGGAATGATTTTAGCAATTTTAGGATTCTTCATTATGGGTCCAGTTGTTTCTGTGGCCAGTGAAGCAATGGGACATGCTGTTAATGCAATCATTGCAGTTCACTTGTTACCATTAGCCAATGTATTTATTGAGCCAGCCAAAGTTCTGTTTTTAAATAACGCAATTAATCAAGGTATTTTAACTCCATTGGGAATTCAGGCTGCAGCTCATGCTGGGAAGTCAATTCTGTTCTTGCTTGAACCAGATCCAGGTCCAGGCCTTGGGTTACTCTTGGCATTTTCTTTCTTTGGAAAGGGTACCGCAAAGGCATCAGCACCAAGTGCAATCATTATTCAGTTCTTTGGTGGTATTCATGAAATTTACTTCCCATATGTATTGATGAAACCTTCACTATTTCTTGCAGTAATTGCAGGTGGGGTAACGGGTACAACAACGTTTTCAATTTTGGGAGCCGGTTTAAAAGCAACACCATCGCCAGGTTCAATTATTTCGATTTTGCTAATGTCACCCAAATCAATTACTAACTATATAGCATTGCT is a window of Pediococcus claussenii ATCC BAA-344 DNA encoding:
- a CDS encoding LiaF transmembrane domain-containing protein, encoding MHRRSSRWFWGLFFVIGAVLLGASKMGLIDYHFGIWQVVATVFFGGIFLRSLLWLAFPGIFFSAAFLAMIYAKPLGIGILVPWTVLGIALLLTIGFSIIFGPFRWKRYGNDWSRHGHGYQHNWHYQHSGSDTDEVVNIENKFGTNIRYVRSTNLKQINIQNTMGETKVYLDQVKVNDSNEVLINVDVSLGGIELYIPSDWKVDDETNLVMGTIEKDGPHGGDSVVKAIVQGQVKMGGIKVVYG
- a CDS encoding PTS mannitol transporter subunit IICBA yields the protein MQNTISADKKVEAKPKKSVKARMQKFGSFLSGMVMPNIGAFIAWGLITAIFIPGGWFPNAGLAKLVTPMVTYLLPLMIGYTGGEIVDGHRGGVVGAIATMGVIVGTTIPMFIGAMVMGPLGGYLIKKWDDAVQPHIHQGFEMLVNNFAAGILGMILAILGFFIMGPVVSVASEAMGHAVNAIIAVHLLPLANVFIEPAKVLFLNNAINQGILTPLGIQAAAHAGKSILFLLEPDPGPGLGLLLAFSFFGKGTAKASAPSAIIIQFFGGIHEIYFPYVLMKPSLFLAVIAGGVTGTTTFSILGAGLKATPSPGSIISILLMSPKSITNYIALLLGVTLAAAASFIVASIILRRDKTPDIETDDLEAATAQMKQMKNGDVSEATQENIDNARNVVANYDNVNKIIFACDAGMGSSAMGASLLRDKVKKAGIDMSVTNTAINNLKDEPGLLVVTQDELAERAAQKAPNAMRISVDNFLSSPKYDSIVLNLKARDQMDPEPVKAQETSEQKKDQVKKVQMDLAGVKEITFLRDDDKVGTATMATSLMKDRVKKAGLNLDVKSLGIDKVEDSADNLVIVTPEAAKNLKIRYTNIKVFATKDLLNSPDYTGMLNTLK
- a CDS encoding glucosamine-6-phosphate deaminase, whose translation is MKVIVVKSDVEGGKEGYNVFAEEKKNGAKTFGLATGSTPVTTYKEIVASDLDFTDSVSVNLDEYVGMSADNEQSYNYFMKSHLFDYKPFKTSYLPNGLAEDSDAEVKRYDKVIDDNPIDLQILGIGRNGHIGFNEPGTPRDITTHKVPLTQSTIDANARFFEHEEDVPKFAYSMGLASIMKSKHILLEAFGEDKADAVKGMIEGPDTVDLPASILQNHPNVTVIIDEAAASKLEGKY
- a CDS encoding LytTR family DNA-binding domain-containing protein, which translates into the protein MKFRIVTDDQLDETEIIIKSANPDDVEVRRLKQIIQKAINEPLQLIVFQNDIQIFLNADEVLFFETDGRQVQAHTENAVYQSGNRLYELEEILTSNFIRVSKSAILNVDRIYSVDHSVSSNLVHFGNSNKQVYVSRRYYKKLKEVLEEKR